A window of the Teredinibacter franksiae genome harbors these coding sequences:
- a CDS encoding FliM/FliN family flagellar motor switch protein, whose product MLQPVLKLSRREQISLREKLKIAVQQWLDVWCLEPSDIDISIDRFSGMQDFDHELRLYCGSGSQQKKVLLASAGDWTKLMFAQDLADVPKDETYEKIVLEAQNQILEKIGVLIKDELVADNQNDCVELVSRAAKGEQWFECRVKMNNWVLILLLNGYAVKALIGRGDIRPVSNLHSKSEAILEKTCRLEVSLNLGEYKLSSFEGLSVGDVLTSTTTLNKELEVRLGERIVAVGALCQESQQKAVRLMVSGNKV is encoded by the coding sequence GTGCTACAGCCAGTACTTAAGCTTTCTCGGCGTGAACAAATATCACTAAGAGAAAAGCTGAAAATTGCCGTTCAACAGTGGTTGGATGTCTGGTGCTTGGAGCCAAGTGATATAGATATTTCGATTGACAGGTTCTCTGGTATGCAAGATTTCGATCATGAGCTTCGTCTTTATTGTGGCAGTGGCTCGCAGCAGAAAAAGGTTTTACTTGCGAGCGCTGGTGACTGGACAAAATTGATGTTCGCTCAGGACCTCGCTGATGTGCCAAAAGATGAAACATACGAAAAAATTGTGTTAGAAGCCCAAAATCAAATTCTAGAAAAAATCGGCGTATTGATTAAAGATGAGCTGGTAGCGGATAACCAAAATGATTGCGTAGAGCTCGTTTCTCGTGCGGCGAAGGGAGAGCAGTGGTTTGAGTGCCGCGTCAAAATGAATAATTGGGTATTGATATTGTTGCTTAATGGCTACGCGGTTAAAGCGCTTATCGGAAGAGGTGATATTAGGCCCGTTTCGAACCTGCATTCTAAAAGTGAGGCGATTCTTGAGAAAACGTGCCGTTTGGAGGTTTCACTTAATCTTGGCGAGTACAAATTGTCGTCATTTGAGGGCCTGAGCGTTGGAGACGTACTGACGTCGACCACAACTCTGAATAAGGAGCTGGAGGTACGGCTTGGTGAGCGCATTGTGGCAGTGGGGGCCCTTTGTCAGGAAAGCCAGCAGAAGGCAGTTAGGTTGATGGTAAGTGGAAATAAGGTGTAA
- the fliF gene encoding flagellar basal-body MS-ring/collar protein FliF encodes MEINQLYNRKFVIIVAVIVVFVFFVSAISWLFMVTHWKPLMSGSVSKDLHSEIAGHLMAWGFDFKTDEKTGQVFVEERYVGEIRKKLEEMGVQAESASGFSIFDDADYGMSEFVQKINYQRGLEGEIGNTIRSFADIRSARVHLSLPKKSLFNTEDVRAKASVVVDQREGINLSNAQIRGIKTLVSAAVEDLLSEDVVVLGQNGTLFSNDSSKGYDEISELEDVYARKVKALITMVVPSESISVAVNIDLNKDKTKSIRESIVPAVTGGSGYIVKTKSQVRDEGPDKGSAKDTRNSESKEVEYIYSTERSETEYAYGTIKRIGVGVVIGDSVDESILQKLSSAIEAGIGIDRTRGDRVTVIAQPEYVQAAPEALKEAPIPVQVVAGTLAREEIHPLVLPLVWAISGVVVLVCLFWIYFRSGRKPRSLKVKERDAILAEINEWLAVPEGNTLEVER; translated from the coding sequence GTGGAAATCAATCAATTGTACAACAGAAAGTTTGTGATTATAGTTGCCGTCATTGTCGTTTTTGTGTTTTTTGTTTCGGCTATCTCTTGGCTATTTATGGTTACACACTGGAAGCCATTGATGTCCGGAAGCGTATCAAAAGATCTGCATAGTGAGATTGCGGGGCATCTAATGGCGTGGGGTTTTGATTTTAAGACAGATGAAAAAACTGGCCAAGTTTTTGTCGAAGAGCGATATGTTGGAGAGATACGAAAAAAGTTAGAAGAAATGGGCGTTCAAGCTGAATCTGCGAGCGGCTTTTCGATTTTTGATGATGCTGATTACGGTATGTCGGAGTTCGTACAAAAAATTAATTATCAAAGAGGCCTTGAGGGAGAGATTGGTAATACTATTCGTTCATTTGCTGATATTAGATCGGCTAGGGTACATTTATCTTTACCGAAAAAGAGTTTGTTCAATACGGAAGATGTTCGAGCGAAGGCCTCAGTGGTAGTAGACCAGAGAGAAGGGATAAATTTGTCTAACGCGCAAATAAGAGGGATAAAAACATTGGTTTCCGCCGCTGTAGAAGATCTATTAAGTGAAGATGTCGTGGTGCTGGGGCAAAATGGAACGCTTTTTTCAAATGATTCTAGTAAGGGATATGACGAGATATCTGAACTTGAAGATGTCTACGCTAGAAAAGTTAAGGCTCTTATAACGATGGTTGTTCCTTCAGAATCTATTAGTGTTGCTGTGAATATCGATCTTAATAAGGACAAGACAAAATCTATACGAGAATCCATTGTGCCTGCAGTTACTGGAGGTAGTGGATATATAGTAAAAACCAAATCGCAAGTTCGTGATGAAGGTCCAGATAAAGGTTCTGCTAAAGATACTCGCAATTCAGAGTCAAAAGAGGTTGAGTATATATATTCAACGGAAAGATCCGAAACCGAATATGCGTACGGAACGATTAAGAGAATAGGTGTGGGCGTTGTTATTGGAGATAGTGTGGACGAGTCGATATTGCAGAAATTGTCCTCAGCCATTGAGGCAGGTATTGGTATCGACAGGACTCGTGGTGACCGCGTTACCGTAATTGCGCAACCTGAATACGTTCAGGCTGCGCCAGAAGCACTAAAGGAGGCCCCGATTCCCGTGCAAGTAGTTGCCGGCACTTTGGCTAGAGAAGAGATACATCCGCTGGTGCTTCCGTTAGTGTGGGCAATAAGTGGCGTAGTTGTATTGGTGTGTTTATTCTGGATTTACTTTCGGTCGGGAAGAAAGCCACGTTCGCTGAAGGTTAAGGAGCGGGATGCTATTTTGGCCGAAATAAACGAATGGCTTGCTGTACCCGAGGGGAATACTCTTGAAGTCGAACGATAG
- a CDS encoding flagellar hook-basal body protein: MIDAINIAKSGLTATQEWINTISHNLSNSQTTAYKKENVFFTDVVTTGDNAISSQNPVSSGQGTKIGSVKDIFTSGSFRQTGAMYDVAVQGKGLLEVELSNGDYAYTRVGGLGVDTDGRLGVVGQGGLTSNIYIPPDALEVQIDADGTVYATLSSGDVTELGMFQLAQFENESDLKSVGNGLYMVANDRLDPIMRNAGESGAGNLKQGYLETSNVDMVEEMTNLVLAQRAYQLNARLIQVVDSILETTNNIRR, translated from the coding sequence ATGATAGATGCTATCAATATTGCGAAATCGGGTTTAACTGCTACACAGGAGTGGATTAATACCATTTCTCATAATTTGTCGAATAGCCAAACAACTGCTTACAAAAAGGAAAATGTATTTTTCACCGATGTTGTTACCACTGGCGACAATGCGATATCGTCACAGAATCCTGTGTCGTCAGGTCAGGGGACAAAAATAGGAAGTGTGAAAGATATTTTTACAAGTGGTTCTTTCCGTCAAACAGGTGCAATGTACGACGTTGCTGTCCAGGGTAAGGGGCTGCTTGAAGTAGAGCTTTCAAATGGCGACTACGCCTATACAAGAGTTGGTGGTTTGGGAGTTGATACCGATGGTCGTCTTGGGGTCGTCGGTCAAGGAGGTTTAACCAGTAATATTTATATCCCGCCAGACGCGCTAGAGGTTCAAATTGACGCAGACGGTACGGTTTACGCAACTCTTTCGTCGGGCGATGTTACCGAGCTTGGAATGTTTCAGTTGGCGCAATTTGAAAACGAGTCCGATCTTAAGTCCGTTGGCAACGGCCTATATATGGTTGCTAATGACCGACTTGATCCAATTATGCGAAATGCCGGAGAGTCTGGGGCCGGGAATTTAAAGCAGGGATATCTGGAAACGTCGAACGTGGATATGGTTGAGGAAATGACGAATCTTGTGTTAGCTCAAAGGGCTTACCAGTTGAATGCCCGTTTGATTCAAGTGGTCGATAGTATTTTGGAAACTACCAATAACATCCGGCGTTAG
- a CDS encoding flagellar basal body L-ring protein FlgH: MIDPDSYQSITADQRSFTIGQPIVVLVYESTTAESSVGLGLKHGSSIELTGESLDNEKSVGLNVSGKDEGSGKTTRKGVAATKLSVLITDVLSSDMLAIKGEQMLVINGESQLITITGIVRKQDISKENTIVSSRIAGAEVVIRGDGSVSDTGEPGVVYSVLKWLRLI; this comes from the coding sequence ATGATCGATCCAGACAGCTATCAATCGATAACTGCCGATCAGCGGTCTTTTACTATTGGTCAGCCTATTGTTGTTCTTGTCTATGAGTCTACAACCGCAGAGTCTAGTGTTGGTTTGGGTTTAAAGCATGGATCCTCGATTGAGCTTACCGGAGAGTCTCTTGATAATGAAAAATCGGTTGGCTTGAATGTTTCAGGTAAAGATGAAGGTTCAGGAAAGACAACAAGGAAAGGTGTCGCGGCGACCAAGCTTAGCGTTCTAATAACCGATGTGTTATCGAGCGATATGTTGGCTATTAAGGGTGAGCAAATGTTAGTTATAAACGGGGAAAGCCAGCTCATTACAATTACCGGTATCGTACGTAAGCAAGACATTTCGAAAGAAAATACGATTGTTTCCAGTCGAATTGCAGGCGCTGAAGTTGTGATTCGGGGTGATGGAAGTGTTAGCGATACTGGTGAGCCTGGCGTTGTTTACAGTGTACTAAAATGGCTGAGGCTAATTTGA
- the fliP gene encoding flagellar type III secretion system pore protein FliP (The bacterial flagellar biogenesis protein FliP forms a type III secretion system (T3SS)-type pore required for flagellar assembly.): MISTLLVQGLAASSSSVLNDMFSDGRLQSEIEHFVLFALLGFLPFFLIATTTFTRNIIVLSFLRHALGLQQSPPNMVLITLAMFLTLFTMTPVLKQSYQVGIQPYLDNHMEAGEALDQSWQPIKTFLVRQTHEKDMVFVYRMNGESVPKNVAEVSFEYLVPAFMLSELKTAFKMGFIIFLPFLLVDLVMAAILMSLGMIMVPPITISLPIKVLLFVVIDGWALVSETLLMSVVT, from the coding sequence ATGATTAGTACTCTCTTGGTACAAGGACTTGCGGCTAGCTCTAGCTCTGTTTTAAACGATATGTTTTCTGATGGCCGGCTCCAATCTGAAATCGAGCATTTCGTACTGTTTGCTTTACTTGGGTTTTTGCCGTTTTTCTTGATTGCGACTACAACTTTCACGCGCAATATAATTGTACTGTCATTTCTTAGACATGCATTGGGTTTGCAGCAAAGTCCACCGAATATGGTTTTGATCACACTGGCCATGTTTCTCACCTTATTTACTATGACCCCGGTTTTGAAACAGAGCTATCAGGTGGGAATACAGCCATATTTGGATAACCATATGGAAGCTGGAGAAGCTTTGGATCAAAGTTGGCAGCCTATCAAGACCTTTTTAGTTCGACAAACTCATGAAAAAGATATGGTGTTTGTCTATCGGATGAATGGTGAGAGCGTGCCGAAAAACGTAGCGGAAGTGTCATTCGAATATTTGGTTCCGGCCTTTATGCTGAGCGAACTGAAGACGGCATTTAAAATGGGATTCATTATTTTTCTACCTTTTTTACTTGTCGATTTAGTTATGGCTGCAATCCTGATGTCGCTGGGGATGATTATGGTGCCGCCGATAACGATATCGCTTCCTATCAAGGTGTTGCTTTTTGTAGTGATCGATGGGTGGGCGTTGGTATCTGAGACGTTATTGATGAGCGTAGTTACCTAG
- the flgA gene encoding flagellar basal body P-ring formation chaperone FlgA, whose product MSAETAVVEIAQNYLEIALCDRFTVNGGEVKLKLLKQATHIAKTTDIENKIALHEIGSINSGRVRAVSLDVTGKALRTSWYTVEVLDEAWVTVRNLKRGQVIRAEDIQFTVTNVARVAGGYQLLEGSPVGLVTTRTIRHGRVVSTQDVAAPPLVERNMMVIITVKSGRIKLSSPGVALSMGWEKGDLVSVLVDGAESPIKAYVIGENKVEMAF is encoded by the coding sequence TTGAGTGCCGAAACTGCTGTAGTGGAAATAGCGCAGAATTATTTAGAGATAGCGTTGTGTGATAGGTTTACAGTTAATGGGGGAGAGGTAAAATTAAAGTTGCTAAAGCAGGCCACCCATATCGCAAAGACTACTGATATCGAGAATAAAATAGCCTTGCATGAGATAGGCTCTATCAATTCTGGACGAGTTAGAGCTGTATCACTAGATGTTACTGGTAAAGCGCTACGTACGAGTTGGTATACGGTTGAAGTTTTGGACGAGGCATGGGTTACCGTGCGCAATCTAAAAAGGGGGCAGGTGATAAGGGCTGAGGATATACAGTTCACGGTTACGAATGTCGCGAGAGTCGCCGGTGGTTATCAGTTGTTGGAGGGGTCACCTGTTGGGCTGGTCACAACCAGAACCATTCGGCACGGGAGAGTTGTTAGTACACAGGATGTGGCCGCGCCACCTCTAGTCGAGAGAAATATGATGGTTATCATAACGGTGAAATCAGGTCGAATTAAATTGTCTTCGCCAGGTGTTGCGTTGAGCATGGGCTGGGAAAAGGGTGATTTGGTTTCTGTGTTGGTTGATGGTGCAGAATCGCCTATAAAAGCATATGTAATAGGAGAAAATAAGGTTGAAATGGCGTTTTAA
- a CDS encoding flagellar basal body rod protein FlgC: MEPGSITAISRFGMDYERGRVELAAQRLALANVAFASETTALQAIENLLINANGVVGGGDNDLNSSVVKAVHDPVHPMANGEGNVFFLDVDHVTEMVRMAGAVRAYEANVRAYNINKEINAAAIQIGDER; this comes from the coding sequence ATGGAGCCTGGTTCTATAACTGCAATTTCCCGTTTTGGGATGGATTATGAGCGTGGCCGAGTTGAGCTTGCAGCGCAACGCTTAGCGCTTGCGAACGTAGCATTTGCGAGCGAAACAACAGCTTTGCAAGCCATTGAAAATTTACTTATAAATGCAAACGGTGTAGTTGGTGGAGGGGATAATGACTTAAATTCTTCCGTCGTGAAAGCTGTTCACGATCCAGTGCATCCGATGGCAAATGGTGAAGGTAATGTTTTTTTTCTTGATGTGGACCATGTGACTGAAATGGTGCGTATGGCGGGTGCTGTACGCGCATATGAAGCAAATGTCAGGGCCTATAATATCAATAAAGAAATTAATGCAGCAGCGATACAGATTGGTGACGAAAGATGA
- a CDS encoding flagellar hook-basal body complex protein, with product MLQSLFNGLSGMLSFSKGIEVISQNISNMNTPGYKAKNALYQEVLGSQYGAGSDVAGTAMQQQNGDFQDAGSPTTLAIDGSGFFILRGENGENYYTRAGQFQLNEEYMLVDSATGKYEVMALSEAGVLEAFSFEGNRVRPPVATSEVQLAGNISSDEGEHRIDDLYIYDIAGESHRISIELINDDAGSWTVNVLDENESNIGSGSVAFDTDGSPLEGSSSAAIEIPFAGGQTVEFNLGEPGSFENATQFVSGATNLGATVTDGGAASGYISLNFDNDGVLNIEYGNGEEEEGARIALANFNDVTKLSQSGSFYQAGPDVRMIIGNANEGVNGKVLGGKLELSNTELTEQFAQLLVSQQGYTASSRVMNVANQLIETLYSSTGGR from the coding sequence ATGTTGCAGTCATTATTTAATGGGTTAAGTGGAATGCTTAGCTTTTCAAAGGGTATTGAAGTTATTAGTCAGAATATATCCAATATGAATACTCCTGGCTATAAAGCAAAGAATGCACTTTATCAGGAAGTTCTGGGGAGTCAGTATGGCGCGGGGTCAGATGTTGCTGGCACAGCAATGCAGCAGCAGAATGGCGATTTTCAAGATGCGGGAAGCCCAACAACATTAGCCATTGACGGAAGCGGGTTTTTTATCCTTCGGGGAGAAAACGGAGAGAATTATTATACTCGTGCTGGCCAGTTTCAGTTAAATGAAGAGTATATGCTGGTCGATTCGGCAACGGGAAAATATGAAGTAATGGCTCTCTCTGAGGCTGGAGTGCTCGAAGCATTCAGTTTTGAGGGGAATCGAGTGAGGCCTCCAGTTGCCACTAGTGAGGTGCAGCTTGCTGGAAATATATCGAGTGATGAAGGGGAGCACCGGATTGATGACCTCTACATTTACGATATTGCTGGAGAGTCGCATAGAATATCAATTGAATTGATCAATGACGACGCTGGAAGCTGGACAGTTAACGTACTAGATGAAAATGAATCGAATATCGGCTCGGGTTCGGTTGCTTTTGATACAGATGGATCGCCATTGGAAGGCTCGAGTTCGGCCGCAATTGAAATCCCATTTGCCGGAGGGCAGACGGTAGAGTTTAATTTGGGAGAGCCGGGCAGCTTTGAAAATGCAACGCAGTTTGTTTCTGGAGCAACCAATCTAGGAGCGACAGTTACGGATGGTGGTGCTGCTTCCGGTTATATAAGTCTGAATTTTGATAATGATGGGGTTCTCAATATTGAGTACGGGAATGGCGAAGAAGAGGAGGGGGCTCGAATTGCATTAGCTAACTTTAATGATGTTACGAAATTAAGTCAGTCTGGGTCGTTCTATCAAGCAGGCCCAGATGTAAGAATGATCATTGGTAATGCAAATGAGGGAGTAAATGGCAAAGTGCTGGGTGGAAAGTTGGAGCTTTCCAATACAGAGCTAACGGAGCAGTTTGCACAACTATTGGTATCGCAGCAAGGGTACACAGCCAGCTCGCGAGTGATGAATGTCGCAAACCAATTGATCGAAACGCTATACAGCAGCACTGGAGGTCGGTAG
- a CDS encoding flagellar basal body P-ring protein FlgI, whose translation MAEANLMRFFLIVYVVFFSLEVAASSSGVRIKDLARIDMVRDYAVVGYGLVIGLSGTGDSQRNEATLQSLSNALEGFGLQIDSEDLNSRNVASVMITARLTAFGEVGDKFDVNVASIGDARSLSGGTLLLTPLYGADKKLYALAQGPVIVGGYEVESFSNSRKKNHTTVGQVSSGGNIERSLYSGDVAGGEINVILNEPDFTTAKRVRDRLQSTFPAYAVKVVHPGKIQLKMGGAANFMSDVALLESVEVTPDLQARVVVNERTGIIVAGGDVTIGKVSIAYGSLKIDIDTEFQVSQPFNNFRPTDSIRTQVVPDTDISVNEQRIEPVSLPAGTSVNDLVQSLQAINLSVRDVISILQSLQAAGALHAELITQ comes from the coding sequence ATGGCTGAGGCTAATTTGATGCGTTTTTTCCTGATTGTCTATGTTGTATTTTTTAGTCTGGAGGTCGCTGCTTCTTCCAGCGGTGTTCGGATAAAGGATTTAGCGCGGATCGATATGGTTCGGGATTACGCCGTAGTCGGCTATGGGCTGGTGATTGGTCTTTCTGGTACAGGTGATTCGCAGCGCAATGAAGCAACGCTTCAATCGCTATCCAATGCGTTGGAAGGTTTTGGCCTCCAAATTGATAGTGAGGATCTAAATTCACGTAACGTAGCTTCAGTAATGATTACTGCACGTTTAACTGCTTTTGGTGAGGTTGGAGATAAATTTGATGTGAACGTTGCCTCTATTGGTGATGCTAGGAGTTTGAGCGGCGGAACATTGCTGTTAACGCCACTATATGGTGCGGACAAAAAACTGTATGCATTGGCGCAGGGTCCAGTAATAGTAGGTGGATATGAGGTCGAGTCGTTTAGTAATTCGAGGAAAAAAAATCATACCACTGTAGGGCAGGTTAGTAGTGGCGGTAACATAGAGCGCTCACTGTACAGCGGGGATGTTGCTGGGGGCGAAATAAATGTGATTTTAAATGAGCCCGATTTTACAACGGCGAAACGTGTAAGAGATAGGCTGCAAAGTACATTTCCTGCATACGCAGTGAAAGTGGTGCACCCCGGGAAAATACAGCTAAAGATGGGTGGTGCGGCGAATTTCATGTCTGATGTTGCGTTACTAGAAAGCGTAGAGGTTACGCCAGACCTGCAGGCTAGGGTGGTTGTTAATGAGCGTACAGGCATCATAGTGGCGGGAGGAGATGTCACTATAGGGAAGGTAAGTATTGCCTATGGTAGTTTGAAGATTGATATAGATACAGAATTCCAAGTATCACAGCCATTTAACAATTTTAGGCCTACGGATAGTATTAGAACACAGGTGGTACCAGATACTGACATTTCCGTTAATGAACAGAGAATTGAGCCTGTTTCATTACCTGCAGGGACTAGTGTCAATGACTTGGTTCAATCACTTCAAGCGATAAATTTGTCAGTACGTGATGTAATTTCCATCTTGCAATCGTTGCAAGCTGCTGGTGCATTACATGCAGAACTCATTACGCAGTAA
- a CDS encoding FliM/FliN family flagellar motor switch protein — protein MNTESETMLEDSQSVVSGEALLNKDMSLVGHVNVTVTVNVGSAEISIDDLFSVKKGSVLSLAEKMDEPVTLLVDGKIIARGELVATDETYGVLITEI, from the coding sequence ATGAATACTGAAAGCGAAACAATGTTAGAAGATTCTCAGTCCGTTGTTAGTGGTGAGGCTTTATTGAATAAAGATATGAGTTTAGTGGGGCATGTTAATGTCACTGTTACTGTAAACGTTGGCTCTGCAGAAATAAGTATAGACGATTTGTTTTCAGTAAAAAAAGGGAGTGTTTTATCGTTGGCAGAAAAGATGGACGAGCCGGTGACCTTATTGGTTGATGGAAAGATTATTGCTCGAGGTGAACTCGTTGCAACTGATGAAACTTATGGTGTTCTCATTACAGAGATATAG
- a CDS encoding FliI/YscN family ATPase: protein MFEAPYLEALGKLELSQVTGKLTAISGMLLEAKGCSVRMGELVSVIQPLTTRTVLAEVVGLKADSILLMPLQAPEGLCLDSRVRPVGKPIDVGAGNELLGRVVNGLGDFLDGEGKRIAKRLRTAANKINPLDREAITETLASGVKSIDLFCTMGKGMRIGIFAGSGVGKSTLLGMLATNSEADVIVVCLIGERGREVGEFVRDIQASNGFTRCVVVAATADEPAIMRRQAAFTATTIAEYFRDLGKDVLLIMDSITRLAMAQREVGLAAGESLGARGYPASVFAILPPLVERVGNLRGVGSISAIYTVLVEGDDMQEPITDHMRSLLDGHVVLSRSLAEKGHYPAVDILSSLSRLAPALLNPDQQSTVSALRAHLSAFHESKDMIELGAYEAGSNTVLDKIVEFKGDVDEFLQQKRRQFIEPDDVWRDASQVVEKLIQ, encoded by the coding sequence GTGTTTGAAGCACCCTACCTTGAGGCTCTGGGTAAGCTAGAGCTATCCCAAGTAACGGGAAAACTAACAGCAATAAGCGGTATGTTACTCGAGGCAAAGGGGTGTTCTGTTCGAATGGGTGAGCTGGTGTCGGTTATTCAGCCCCTCACTACGCGCACCGTGCTCGCTGAAGTGGTGGGCTTGAAGGCTGACAGTATATTACTTATGCCTCTTCAGGCGCCGGAAGGTTTATGTTTGGACAGCCGTGTGCGCCCGGTGGGGAAGCCGATCGACGTAGGGGCAGGTAATGAATTGCTGGGTAGAGTTGTTAATGGGTTGGGTGATTTTTTAGACGGAGAAGGCAAAAGGATCGCCAAACGTCTTCGCACTGCTGCAAACAAAATTAACCCATTGGATCGAGAAGCAATTACAGAAACCTTGGCTTCTGGTGTTAAGTCCATTGACCTTTTTTGCACCATGGGAAAAGGTATGCGTATCGGTATATTTGCAGGAAGTGGCGTAGGTAAAAGTACATTACTTGGGATGCTAGCAACTAATAGTGAGGCTGATGTAATTGTGGTTTGCCTAATTGGTGAGCGAGGCAGAGAGGTAGGTGAATTTGTAAGGGATATTCAAGCGTCTAACGGATTTACACGATGTGTCGTTGTTGCTGCTACAGCTGACGAGCCCGCAATAATGCGCAGGCAGGCCGCGTTTACGGCGACCACTATTGCTGAGTACTTTCGTGATCTGGGTAAAGATGTTTTGTTGATAATGGACTCCATTACACGACTTGCGATGGCTCAACGGGAGGTTGGATTGGCTGCGGGAGAGTCGTTAGGCGCAAGAGGATATCCTGCTTCAGTTTTTGCCATATTACCTCCTCTGGTTGAGCGCGTAGGCAATCTTAGAGGGGTAGGCTCAATAAGCGCGATTTACACGGTGCTTGTCGAGGGGGATGATATGCAAGAACCTATTACTGACCACATGAGATCGCTTCTAGATGGACATGTTGTACTTTCCAGATCGTTGGCAGAAAAAGGTCATTACCCAGCGGTTGATATCTTATCAAGTTTAAGCCGATTAGCACCGGCTTTATTAAACCCTGATCAGCAGAGCACTGTTTCTGCTCTGCGGGCCCATTTGTCGGCGTTTCATGAATCTAAAGATATGATCGAGCTGGGGGCCTATGAGGCTGGTAGTAATACTGTGCTCGACAAAATTGTAGAGTTTAAGGGCGATGTTGACGAATTTTTACAACAAAAAAGACGCCAATTTATCGAGCCTGACGATGTCTGGCGAGATGCAAGCCAAGTAGTTGAAAAGCTTATTCAATGA
- a CDS encoding flagellar hook assembly protein FlgD translates to MAIDAIGTAVSTNSGAASNSIDLEGFLKLFITQLTYQDPLEPTKNEEFLAQMAQFSGLEQQRQTTERVTGILTMNSSSQSVSMLGKRIEVVEDGRSLSGTVTAVRFTQEGPLLTLQDSDGNSIPNIRLSQISLVRRQGG, encoded by the coding sequence ATGGCAATTGATGCAATAGGCACTGCAGTAAGTACCAACTCAGGAGCAGCCTCAAATTCAATAGATCTAGAAGGGTTTTTGAAGCTGTTTATTACACAGTTAACATATCAGGACCCGTTGGAGCCTACGAAAAACGAGGAGTTTCTTGCGCAGATGGCACAGTTCTCCGGTTTAGAGCAGCAGAGGCAAACGACGGAGCGTGTAACTGGGATATTAACGATGAACTCGTCTTCTCAGTCCGTCAGTATGTTAGGAAAACGTATCGAAGTTGTAGAGGACGGACGATCTTTGTCTGGTACCGTGACCGCCGTTAGGTTTACGCAGGAGGGACCGTTGCTTACTCTTCAAGATTCCGATGGCAATTCAATTCCAAATATTCGACTTTCGCAAATTTCACTAGTGCGTCGGCAGGGGGGATAG
- the fliE gene encoding flagellar hook-basal body complex protein FliE has product MNELGVQSIGLNNADTMPRISFGHMEVSSKPNAFMDAIGSLNQTMIGAEDNMVSYVLDSNSISVHELMISIENAKMSMKVAVELRNKIAESYKEILNMQI; this is encoded by the coding sequence ATGAATGAGTTAGGAGTACAGAGTATTGGCCTTAATAATGCCGATACTATGCCACGTATAAGTTTTGGCCATATGGAAGTAAGCTCGAAGCCAAACGCTTTTATGGATGCGATAGGAAGCCTTAATCAAACGATGATTGGGGCTGAAGACAATATGGTTTCGTATGTCTTAGATAGTAATAGTATTTCGGTACATGAATTAATGATTTCGATTGAAAATGCCAAAATGTCTATGAAGGTGGCCGTGGAACTTAGAAATAAGATCGCAGAGTCATATAAAGAAATTCTCAATATGCAGATATAG